A single window of Nicotiana sylvestris chromosome 5, ASM39365v2, whole genome shotgun sequence DNA harbors:
- the LOC104224412 gene encoding uncharacterized protein isoform X3, which translates to MMLFAKEMISSTTSDSNPHILRAHKKLRKVFKGAIGALDGTLVHAVIPANQQIVHRGRGKVIFEEEGEHEQVLDETNGPSWTTEDSQFMNNMREEIALQLMQGRGNA; encoded by the exons ATGATGTTATTTGCGAAAGAGATGATATCATCTACAACATCTGATTCAAATCCACATATTCTTCGTGCTCATAAAAAGTTACGAAAAGTTTTTAAG GGAGCAATAGGTGCACTCGACGGGACATTAGTACATGCAGTTATTCCAGCTAATCAACAAATTGTTCACAGAGGAAGAGGAAAGG TAATATTTGAGGAAGAAGGAGAACACGAACAAGTATTGGATGAAACAAACGGACCTAGCTGGACAACTGAAGACTCACAATTTATGAATAATATGCGTGAAGAAATTGCACTTCAGCTAATGCAAGGAAGAGGAAATGCTTGa
- the LOC104224412 gene encoding uncharacterized protein isoform X2, whose translation MVMKRRFQHSSQTGHKYFHEVLEAMMLFAKEMISSTTSDSNPHILRAHKKLRKVFKGAIGALDGTLVHAVIPANQQIVHRGRGKVIFEEEGEHEQVLDETNGPSWTTEDSQFMNNMREEIALQLMQGRGNA comes from the exons ATGGTTATGAAGAGGAGATTTCAACATTCTTCGCAAACGGGTCACAAATATTTTCATGAGGTTCTTGAAGCAATGATGTTATTTGCGAAAGAGATGATATCATCTACAACATCTGATTCAAATCCACATATTCTTCGTGCTCATAAAAAGTTACGAAAAGTTTTTAAG GGAGCAATAGGTGCACTCGACGGGACATTAGTACATGCAGTTATTCCAGCTAATCAACAAATTGTTCACAGAGGAAGAGGAAAGG TAATATTTGAGGAAGAAGGAGAACACGAACAAGTATTGGATGAAACAAACGGACCTAGCTGGACAACTGAAGACTCACAATTTATGAATAATATGCGTGAAGAAATTGCACTTCAGCTAATGCAAGGAAGAGGAAATGCTTGa
- the LOC104224412 gene encoding L10-interacting MYB domain-containing protein-like isoform X1, which produces MEQSSENSRASWKNMDVVKTFLKSCIQEISLNGRLGSSLKADSWNKVKLILESSRGFSVTQKQMKNHYDYLKEKHQAWLPITKKTDNIYDPATNTILMSNSEWDEYIKAHPKAKALRISPLPFPDLCTKLFEGSSATGIHGWSPSCTYPRPGVSFVSTTIDVDTLDSVEDLVGNKNDGAPTDYSSQSSVPIEKKPLGKKRKPHRLNWTLKRR; this is translated from the exons ATGGAACAATCTAGTGAAAATTCAAGAGCTAGTTGGAAAAATATGGATGTagtaaaaacctttttaaaaaGTTGTATTCAAGAAATATCCTTAAACGGGAGACTTGGAAGTAGTTTAAAGGCAGATTCATGGAACAAAGTTAAACTAATTTTGGAGTCTTCTCGTGGCTTTAGCGTTACACAAAAGCAGATGAAGAATCATTATGATTATCTAAAAGAAAAGCATCAAGCTTGGTTGCCAATAACCAAAAAGACTGACAATATTTATGACCCAGCAACCAATACCATTCTAATGTCTAATAGTGAGTGGGATGAGTACATAAAG GCTCATCCAAAAGCAAAGGCATTGAGGATTTCGCCTCTACCCTTCCCAGATCTTTGTACAAAACTTTTTGAGGGTTCTTCAGCAACAGGAATTCATGGTTGGAGTCCAAGCTGTACATATCCCCGACCTGGTGTCTCTTTTGTATCTACTACTATAGATGTAGATACACTTGATAGCGTCGAAGATCTAGTTGGTAATAAGAATGATGGAGCTCCTACCGATTATTCATCTCAGTCTTCAGTTCCAATTGAAAAGAAACCTttgggaaagaaaagaaaaccgcATCGTCTCAATTGGACATTGAAGAGAAGATGA
- the LOC138868718 gene encoding uncharacterized protein, which yields MEPKQQSRTLERYRSRLGLALAFVNISNKIWAFIDDDFEVMMLFDMQQQLTLRLTDTNTQQEFILTLVYAKCDHIERIELWDTLYALASDMTTPWIVGGDFNVIWDEEEKFGGLPVPINEVDDFRDCINSCNLNDLGFKGSIFTCWNGRAEEDCSFKRLDRVLGNIGLQQLLPSVEVTHLSKIGSDHCPLLIKCDPNLITAKKQFRFLNFWTDHNTFQEVVKENWVDDLAANSQVTSFTIFNNKLKKLKKVLSRWSKDIYGDIFQKVASLEEVVLVHEAQFELSPTSMNRERLNKVKAKLTRYLALEEQFWRQKTGMAWFKDGDRNTKFFHAHVNRRRKILQLKRIQDSAGNWIEGNDQMAEEAISFFKSQFHEGVLEKNQELLKQPTKEEVKQAVFGLNADNAGGPDGFTGFIKGRSIVENILLTNEIITDIRLRTKAVPNVVLKLDMTKAYDRLSWLFMTKVLRKMGFEERIIGIVFRIVSNNWYSILMNEQPYGFFKSTRGVKQGDPLSPTLFILSAEALSRALNSLHQNLYFCDFGLSKWSPKINHLSYADDRIIFSSFDAMSLKLIMEVLRAYETTSGQLINKAKSAVYLHHLTNVDIIDKVQSITSINRRKMEYYHDLMKKVLDKIQSWQGKILSIGGRAVLINHVLQGMPIHLLSAVNPPASVINKLYKMIAQFFWSNSIGGKARHWASWDSLCLPKEEGGVGFRSLHDMPRALFCKLWWNFRTKPTLWSSFMCQKYCKKLNAIVVPWRKGSHVWRKMLDCREAIEHQIIWQPRMGSSLFWFDNWTEMGGLYFTTPPKFYYDESIHNVHDVMLEGTWNETRLMQILPHDIASHIIANIKPTALSDELDKPFWMMESKGYFTVKSTWDYVRRMRDQNAVFTNIWVKGLPFKIVFFMWKVWKGRIPLDDFFKSTYSVLLLHGKCWNFHNGMSLQQAIAKCWTVQVVPRLKPIFQALPSIILWELWKRRNCQKHGEMVNTDGASRGNPGRSSIGFVLRDSKGDVRYARGKEIKEGTNMEAETIAILEAIQTCVQQGYANIHIQTDSLFLKNVIDGTWDPPWAIEAYVQEIKQFMARCNCRVSHIMREGNKLADFLANHALDHEDHEAHNFQQLEIQGKRIVNRNYTIAIHYLLSILQMVVLVHCTQSIEGNMWVGSSIAIRRTRTKADTHIFCNKDHMLQQRFSSTMKVIRFNTTVMHHLLIQCLPHSLLGLLETRSAKVQQHTNYRAQQEWLNALDTQSACWRRNEFEEKLGIQHGPTQFFNCLMHACCIGNVRK from the exons ATGGAACCAAAGCAACAGTCGAGAACACTTGAAAGATATAGGAGCAGACTTGGGCTTGCACTGGCATTTGTCAACATTTCTAATAAAATATGGGCTTTCATAGATGATGATTTTGAGGTTATGATGTTATTTGACATGCAACAGCAACTCACTTTGAGATTAACTGACACCAATACCCAACAAGAATTTATCCTTACCCTAGTATATGCCAAATGTGATCATATCGAGCGTATAGAACTATGGGATACTCTCTACGCTTTGGCAAGTGACATGACTACTCCATGGATTGTTGGTGGGGATTTCAATGTAATATGGGATGAAGAGGAGAAGTTTGGTGGTCTTCCAGTACCCATAAATGAAGTGGACGATTTTAGGGATTGTATAAATTCATGCAACCTCAACGATCTTGGATTCAAAGGAAGTATATTCACTTGTTGGAATGGTAGGGCTGAAGAGGACTGCAGTTTTAAAAGACTGGATCGTGTATTAGGCAATATAGGACTACAACAACTTTTACCAAGTGTGGAGGTTACTCACTTATCAAAAATAGGCTCAGATCACTGCCCACTCTTGATTAAATGTGATCCAAATCTAATAACTGCCAAAAAGCAATTTCGATTCTTGAATTTTTGGACTGATCACAACACCTTCCAAGAAGTTGTGAAAGAAAATTGGGTGGACGACCTAGCTGCAAACTCTCAGGTTACCTCTTTcacaattttcaacaacaaattgaAGAAACTGAAAAAGGTCTTATCAAGATGGAGTAAGGATATATATGGGGATATTTTTCAAAAAGTTGCAAGTCTAGAAGAGGTTGTTCTGGTACATGAAGCTCAGTTCGAACTTAGTCCCACAAGTATGAATAGGGAGAGGCTCAATAAGGTGAAAGCAAAACTTACTAGATACCTAGCCTTAGAAGAGCAATTCTGGAGACAAAAGACAGGCATGGCATGGTTTAAGGATGGAGATCGCAATACGAAGTTCTTTCATGCACATGTAAATAGGAGAAGAAAAATCCTGCAATTAAAAAGAATTCAAGATAGTGCTGGCAATTGGATAGAAGGAAATGATCAGATGGCTGAAGAAGCAATCAGTTTCTTTAAGTCGCAATTTCATGAAGGTGTT TTGGAGAAAAACCAAGAACTACTGAAACAACCTACCAAAGAAGAAGTCAAACAGGCTGTCTTTGGCTTAAATGCAGACAATGCTGGGGGTCCTGATGGCTTCACAG GATTCATCAAGGGTAGGAGCATCGTTGAAAATATTTTATTGACTAATGAAATAATAACTGATATAAGACTGAGGACCAAAGCAGTACCAAATGTTGTACTCAAATTGGACATGACAAAAGCCTATGACAGACTGTCTTGGCTATTCATGACTAAGGTTTTGAGGAAAATGGGCTTCGAGGAAAGAATAATTGGAATCGTGTTTAGAATTGTCTCCAACAATTGGTATTCTATATTAATGAATGAACAACCTTATGGATTTTTTAAATCAACAAGAGGAGTCAAGCAAGGTGATCCGCTATCACCTACTCTATTCATCCTATCTGCTGAAGCTTTATCAAGAGCCCTCAATTCATTACATCAGAACTTGTATTTCTGTGATTTTGGGTTATCAAAATGGAGCCCCAAAATCAATCATCTTTCCTACGCAGATGACAGAATCATATTCTCATCTTTTGATGCTATGTCATTAAAGTTGATTATGGAAGTACTGAGGGCATATGAGACTACCTCTGGACAGTTAATCAACAAGGCAAAATCTGCAGTATACCTACATCATTTAACAAATGTGGACATCATAGACAAAGTGCAGAGCATAACAAGTATTAACAG GAGGAAGATGGAATATTATCATGATCTGATGAAAAAGGTACTAGATAAGATCCAATCATGGCAAGGAAAAATCTTATCAATTGGAGGTCGGGCAGTCTTAATTAACCATGTGCTTCAAGGAATGCCTATTCATCTGCTTTCAGCAGTAAATCCACCAGCTTCTGTCATAAATAAACTCTACAAAATGATTGCTCagtttttttggagtaattctatAGGAGGAAAGGCAAGACATTGGGCATCTTGGGACTCATTGTGTCTACCTAAAGAGGAAGGAGGGGTTGGATTTCGTTCATTACATGATATGCCAAGGGCATTATTTTGTAAGTTATGGTGGAATTTTAGAACTAAACCAACACTTTGGAGTTCTTTCATGTGccaaaaatattgcaaaaagcTGAATGCAATTGTAGTACCATGGAGAAAAGGTTCCCATGTTTGGAGGAAAATGCTTGACTGTAGGGAGgcaattgaacaccaaatcattTGGCAACCAAGAATGGGGTCATCTCTTTTTTGGTTCGACAATTGGACAGAGATGGGTGGATTGTATTTCACAACACCACCTAAGTTCTACTATGATGAGTCAATCCATAATGTTCATGATGTGATGTTGGAAGGTACATGGAATGAAACAAGATTAATGCAGATATTGCCACACGACATAGCCAGTCACATCATTGCTAATATCAAACCTACAGCTCTCTCAGATGAATTAGATAAACCTTTTTGGATGATGGAATCAAAAGGTTACTTCACTGTCAAATCTACTTGGGATTATGTCAGGAGAATGAGGGATCAAAATGCAGTATTCACAAATATTTGGGTCAAGGGCTTGCCTTTCAAAATTGTATTTTTTATGTGGAAAGTTTGGAAAGGAAGAATACCACTGGATGATTTTTTCAAGAG CACATACAGTGTGTTACTACTTCATGGAAAATGCTGGAATTTTCATAATGGAATGTCATTGCAGCAGGCAATAGCAAAATGTTGGACTGTACAAGTTGTTCCACGACTCAAGCCTATATTCCAAGCTTTACCATCGATAATTTTGTGGGAATTGTGGAAGAGAAGAAACTGCCAAAAACATGGTGAAATG GTGAATACTGACGGGGCATCGAGGGGAAATCCGGGTAGAAGCTCCATTGGTTTTGTCCTACGGGATAGTAAAGGAGATGTGAGATATGCAAGGGGGAAAGAAATTAAGGAGGGAACAAATATGGAAGCAGAAACCATTGCTATACTTGAGGCAATACAAACCTGTGTGCAACAAGGATATGCCAATATCCACATCCAAACAGATTCATTGTTTCTGAAGAACGTGATAGATGGTACATGGGATCCACCTTGGGCAATAGAGGCATATGTTCAGGAGATTAAACAGTTTATGGCAAGATGTAATTGTAGGGTGTCACATATCATGCGAGAAGGAAACAAATTGGCTGACTTCCTAGCAAACCATGCACTCGACCATGAGGATCATGAGGCTCACAACTTTCAGCAACTGGAGATACAAGGAAAGAGGATTGTTAATA GGAACTATACTATAGCTATTCATTACCTATTGTCGATCCTTcaaatggtggtattagtacatTGTACTCAATCCATTGAAGGGAATATGTGGGTAGGCTCTAGCATAGCAATCAGGAGAACAAGGACTAAGGCTGATACACATATTTTCTGCAATAAAGACCATATGCTTCAACAAAGATTTAGCAGTACAATGAAAGTAATAAGGTTTAATACCACTGTGATGCACCACCTTTTGATACAATGTTTACCACACTCTCTTCTGGGACTATTAGAGACAAGATCTGCTAAAGTCCAACAACACACCAATTATCGAGCACAACAAGAATGGCTAAATGCATTGGATACCCAATCAGCTTGCTGGAGAAGGAATGAATTCGAGGAAAAGCTGGGCATACAACATGGGCCAACACagttttttaattgtttaatgCACGCCTGTTGCATTGGAAATGTAAGAAAGTGA